Part of the Ziziphus jujuba cultivar Dongzao chromosome 8, ASM3175591v1 genome is shown below.
ACATAAAAGATGTCACAGCAGAGACGtactcatcatatatatatatatatatagcttcttGATTgttataattaagaataaaaaatacaaagtcGAAAGTAAATTCAATCGAGAAGGAAATTAGAAGTTATATACTAACAGCGATGGAGGCATTCTTGCCAAAATTTGAGCCGACGTCCACTTTTAAAAGCAGAAGGATGATTTGCAAGTGCATACACCAGACGAACGCCATCCTTGTCAGGTGTGACGGCCAGTTCTTTGCATTTCGACAGCAGATCCGATGCAACATCTAGTATGACatacattataatatattcaATCAAATCAAGTTCTGCAGGtctggttattatttttattttatatttttatagtaaTTGTAAATTTGAATCCTCATATTTCCAATGCtaaaaattgctaaaaattaataaataaaaaaatacaaaaatctcttaaaacatattaatttatttcctcATTATTAAAACAGCTTATTTAATGGTTAGgatgatttatcaaaaaaaaaaaagaaaaaaaaaagaaaaaaaaaaaagctttatcaAATAAccataaaacaaaacaacaaattcCTTATTAAATTCTAAGCAGAAAAAacttatttcatatataaatataaaaaagttgatACCGAAACTGTGCGCGTATATAGCATTGCAAATGATTGTAGCACTCTCTGGGCGATGTTGCAGTAGATAATCTGGCGGGGTAATAGTGTAAAGGTATCGACCCATTTTCTTATGACAATAGCGGAAGGCTAGTGCAGCCGGAAGCATGCCATAAGCCTTAGTTTTAAGTAATTCCTTGTTCTTGTGGACCATGCATTCCGCTATGCTTTGTTTTGCATTACATGTGATAGCTGCAGCAAGAGCTGTGAAACCATCTTCGTCAGTTAATAGTACTAAATCTTCTTTTGGCATCTTCTGCACCAACATCTTCACAATGCTCAGATGTCCAACCATGGCTGCAACATGAAGAGCTGTCCTCTTTGTACATGTAATGTTTGCGCTTACTGCGTCGGGGTTTTCAGTAATGAACTGGTTTATCTTGCTCAAATCGCCTTTCCTTACAGCTTTATATAATTCCTTGTATTGTTCCGTGCCGTCATTGCGAGAAAGTATtctttctaattaaaaataaataaattcattaagaGATAGCCCAAagtaaagttaatttttttaaaataaaaaaaaaaattgctttttctttttattattattaatattattattatttacattttttctccttttttgaatttttttaatctaaacatatatatatatatatatataagttttgtctatttaattatattttagtttaagaaataacttaaaaataaatgaataaattacgaGGTAACTTAAAgtaaaaatagtttttcttttttttctttttttatttatttattatttattattattattattattattattattttggtcactgagagagagagagagagagagagtagcaATCGATTGACCTGCAATTTCAAGTTTTGGTTGAGGTTCAAGTTCAGCCAATTTATCCCAACCACCTTTGGCTTCAGGGATGTATTGGATAGCCGAGAAAGCACGAGGACCGCAGGAAATGTAGATTGCATGGAGAGCTGTGGCATTCTTTCTCTTCCAAGCCATTTCCACCGCAACGTCCCTGACATCAACGAACGTCGGCGTTGGCTCCATAACATCCCAAACATCTTGAGTCATCAAATAAGTTCGAAGCCGAATGCTCCATTCCTTAAGGTTTTCTAAGTTGTTCTTAAGGACTTGAGGAACAATTCCACTACTTGGGATTGGGATGACACCCATGTTGGTACTCATAGATCTGATCGGTCAATAAAGGTAATTATAAACCTTTAGTGAAGACAAATTATTAAGCGTgcacagaaaaaaataataataactcacccaaaaaaatggaaacaaacaagcaatgaataaagaaaaaatgatatggaAGTTCTTGTGTGCAAGGTGGCGGCTGCCGTAAAAAGTACCCACTGGATTTAAAGTGTTCTTTTTATGATCGTTGTGTTGATGGTTATTACATATAGAGGGAGAACCAAAACGTTCACTTTACATATCTAGTTaagatcttctttttttttttggttaatatatatgtgtatatatatatatatatattattttcggATAAGATTGGATAATTAGTGACccggtttttgttttattttgtttcagtaatttttttatgaggAGAGTTATtgtttaaagaataaattaacttTATTAGGCTAGGtcttaattagttaatttattaaTCTAAAATTACTAAAACATAATATCTAATCagattttatttggtttttttcccTGGAAAAATGTTACATTGGAGCCAGGAACACTGTGCTGACCGAAATCGGGATCTATGATTAGATACTAGAGGTCATGTTAattaaattggtgttttttattagaaatctgaaaaaaattactaaaccatatatacatatgtaacaCTGAAATAGGCAGCTTATatctcagccaaaaaaaaaaaaaaaaaatgaaaaatgaaaaaattaggcAGCTTGTATCGAATAgataagtatatatatgtttaaatggaaacaaaaattaatgaagaataATGCTGTAcatgattaatttaaaaattaagttaACAAGCTAAtcctattaattaaaaataaactttaatcTGTTATTTATCCCTATGCAGATCTAGAGAATATCGTTTCAGCTGATGAGGTCCTTAAACACGAGCTCTTAAATAAAGCTGTATGGAAGGGTGATTGTCGTGAACAAACTGGATGGTTACTAGGGACCCTGATGTAGTTAGAGTAAGAATTACTTTTTCAAGGAGGACTGCTCTTCATATGGCAGCCATGGCTGGGCATATAAGCATTGTGAAGATATTGGTGCAGAAAATGTCAGAACAAGACTTCGAAATAACAGAAAAAGATGCCATGACAGCTCTTGCTGTAGTTGCTACATGTAACGCAGAACTACGCATAGCGGAATGCatacaaaagataaataaatacccaaaaaatcGAAACAGAAAATTAGTgccgaagaaaaaaaatataatatggaaGTTCTTACTTGCCACTTAAGTGATTAAAACGGCACTGTTTTCGGTACTCACAGATCTCTGATCAAAGATAATTATCAACGTTTAGTAGTGTGACAAATTATGCTTGTACACAAGAATGGAAACAAAAAGTagtgaaaggaaaataaaaataatatggaagTTTCCTTACCTAAAAGGTGTTGGAAATGGAATGCTATGCTGCCAGAAAAATCGACCGGTTACATTGAGTGTCTTTTGGGATGAAAGAGTTGTGTTGATGGACATATATGGACCAAAGCTTTCCGTCTATATACATGGTGaagacttttaaatttttatttttttattttttggattggattggataaataataatttgttcgTTTTTGAATGTAAGCAGAGCTTCTTTAACAGCTGCATCTTTGTTTGGGATGACGTTAGCATGAACTAAAAAGCTACATCTCTGTTTGGGATAATCTTAGCTGCGGTGTCAATAATTGAGTAGTGTAAATAATTGATGAATTTAGAGAATTAGTGGTTAACTATGGAGATGGTAGGATTATTTGATTTAGAGTTATTGCTAGAATATGGTAAAATATCTATGAATCAATAtccataaaattatgaaaaattatttgtttaaaatagttattaattttattgataaattaatatttatttatttaaaaattaagatttttatattagttttgtgcaataattttactaaataaataatatatatatatatacatatatattgataaagaaaaagatcaaTCAAGCTTGGTCAAATCTATAATTATTGGATTATCATCATtccattaataaataaaaaaataatcaatgtAGAAATTTTACCATATAGAGAAATCTACAAATGAAAGTAATTCTACcgataaatgtaaataaaactGTTGTTTAGTTGGCTAATTACTTGATTCTCTAGGTATGAAAAATTGTAAATCTATTGATCAATTGATATTccaattttcatttccttttcttatatatcttgaaaaatacaaaaaagtttAGATGCatattttgaaggaaaaaaaaaaaaaggctattaAGTAAAATTTCATTCTTATGTATagtaaatgtttatatatatatatatattatttatttattacaagtttaattaattattaattttttaataggttctaaataatattttaaaaattattatattatgtgtttagcaaatttattcatttaacatGCGGACATAAATTAAAAtcgaataattttatttatttaacaagaTTATTCTTTATTAAGCATTCACTTATTGAAGTTTTACTGTATttgattgtaattttattttcctcaTGTTGTATAGGTTTGTATCTTTACATCTCGttgatgaaaaaataataatgttataaaATACTATTTGAAATCTTTCGTTTCTATATGGTATTCAAGCATTCGATGCTAAAGTACAGTCTTGCACGAATGGAAGTTTGAATTCCAAAGTTCTCATCATGAATCAAGCTTCTattatgaagttttttttttttttaaatcaaagttttaattttttttattttttttttttatttttacttcatCAATGCCTTCCCTATTTCAATAATGGATATATATGTAAGAGTGGTAAAATACTTCAACAAGCATTCAAACATAAGATGAATTGGAAACGTTGACTACCAATGAAACAAATAACAAactaaaaaagataattttcaaTGTCATAATTTTTCACTatcatagattaaaaaaaaaaaaaactgtcataATTTTCAAGAATAactagagaaaaataaatacaaacaaaaccaattaccaaaagaaatagaaaacataTTTTATCTCAAAACGAAATCACGATTAGTTGGGatgtatttttgttaaaaactaTGACCATTTCACAGttaatgattaaaattttaaaattttaggaaaaaggatttgggaaaaaaagtttttttttttttttttttttgaagaaacgGAATTATTTGTCAACCGAACTTCTGGATAGTAGaccatatatctatatatatatatatatatatacacatatgcgGATATGTATATGTCACGGGGCAGCCGCCTGTGATATCTTTTCAAGGTTTCACGTTGTCACGATCTGTAAAATTGATACCGAAGTCTGACACTGACACGCATTATTGATAACTTATTTTACGGCTCTTTTTGACTTGGAAGTCCTttcatttgttttgtttttctagtCATACTCCTATTTAAATTAGGTGAGTGGCCATTCAAGTCTTCCCCAAGTCGTccggtaaaaattaaaaataaataaataaataaaaagaaattaaaattaataaaaacatacAAAGTCTTCCCCAAGTCTCgtacattaccaaaaaaatgtcTCTAGCCTCGTAGGCCAtgtttggagtttttttttttttttttttttaatgaatccaTTTCTGGAGTCTTAGACATACATAGCTtttaaaatgttagttttaattttgaaaacaaaccTTTTTAGGATATTTAGATGTGTTTCTatagaaaaaaaatgcttaaaatcttaaaattagCTTCTAATTAACCAAAGTGAATTAGCATGGTTCTAAAATGTCGCATCAAGCTCTTAAAGTTCAAAAAGCAGCCTTTGAAATtgttccaaaaggaaaaaaaaaaaaaaaaaaaaaaactaatcttAGCtgcaaatttaataattaaaaccaACTTCCTAAACCTTTTCAATGAAACCTCATGTATTCATATAATCATCTGTTTCATGGTtatgatctatatatatatatatatataaatatattattttattaaatgtcATGATTGGTAAAATTGATACGGAAATATGATACTGCATGCATTAGTAGGGTGTGGCAGATGAAATTAATTGTAAATGTACAATATGTCAAGTACGTATTGGTACGAAGAACTTTTTGTCTTCTAGTCATACTACTATTTCTACGAGCCACATGTAATTAGGTGAATGGCTATTCAAGTCTTCCCGCGTCGTCcggtagaaaaaaataatattaaaaaaaagaggaatgaAAATTAACAAAAGCATGCAAAGTCTTCACCAAGTCTCTAGTCTCATATGCTTACGCCATATTTAGATACGCACTCTCGCGTCATGTAACGTGGTATGTATGATAGAGGTGGTGTGATGCACCGTACAATCCGATTCCTGCGGTGCACCGTCTTTAACATAActgaacttttttttgtttttggttttttattattattgtttttttaagatATAGATAACAGGTGAAACATAGATTTCATTATGAGtcgtctatttttttttttttaatgattaatataattttttttcaacttcaaataaccaataaaaatatttaagcaatataattaaggtgattttttattttttatttttttagaataaagGGAGCAGGCGACACAACACCTTCATtccgccctttttttttttttttgggtaatcaatataattttcttttaacttcaaataactaatgaaaatatttaagcaatataactgaggtatttttttctttttctttttttagataAAGGGAAAAGGCGATGCAACTGCTTTATTACGGGttgcctgttccttttttttttttttttttttaattcatgtattttttttttaacttcaaataaccagtgaaaatatttaagcaatataactgaagTGATTGtacaattatcattttttttcatgtacagtttattctctgttaattaaactaataaatctcttaatttaaattttttttttttaaataaagagaaCAGACAACGTATTGTTTTTAAGATAGATCCaccaaataaaggaaaaggtGACACATATTCAACAACTGCGTTCCCTTTTTCtttacccataaaaaaaataaaatcagataggATCATattaagaattgaacccaaaactTCTTATACTTTCAAGGAATCATCACACCAAATAATTTGGATGTATtaatacaataagaactagttaatataattttagacgacgtattattttaataaagagtcgccaaataaagaaaaagacaatGCATTTTTCACCAACTAtgtcacctttttttttaattttttaattatacaaactcataaaaaaaaattagacagaCTTCTTACACTTTCAAAGAATCACTATACCATGATTAAATGATTTATATGTAGCAATACAATAAAAACTAGTTAATACAATTTTAAACTATGCATTATTTTAACAAAGAATCATCAAATAAAGACAAATGCaacgttgttttttttttttttttttttgttttgaagaaaCAGAATTATTTGTCAACCGAACTTCTGGATAggagaccatatatatatatatatatatatatacggatatGTATATGTCATGGGGCAGCCGCCTGTGATATCTTTTCAAGGTTTCACCTTGTCACGATCTGTAAAAGTGATACTGAAGTCTGACGCTGACACGCATTATTGATAACTTATTTTACGGCTCTTTTTTACTTGGAAgtcctttcatttgttttttttttggtcatactCCTATTTAAATTAGGTGAGTGCCTATTCAAGTCTTCCCCAAGTCGtcctgtaaaaataaaaaataaataaataaataaaaagaaattaaaattaataaaaacatacAAAGTCTTTCCCAAGTCTcgtatattacccaaaaaaatgtcTCTAGCCTCGTAGGCCATGTTTGgagattcttttttctttttttttttaatgaatccaTTTTCGGAGTCTTAGACATACATAGCTtttaaaatgttagttttaattttgaaaacaaaccTTTTTAGGATATTTAGATGtgtttctataaaaaaaaatgcttaaaatcttaaaattagCTTCTAATTAACCAAAGTGAATTAGCATGGTTCTAAAATGTTGCATCAAGCCCCTAAAGTTCAAAAAGCAGCCTTTGAAAttgttccaaaagaaaaaaaaaaaaataaataactaatcttaattgcaaatttaataattaaaaccaACTTCTTAAACCTTTTCAAAGAAACCTCATGTATTCATATAATCATCTGTTTCATGGTTATGatccatatatagatatatatttttattaaatgtcAGGATCGGTAAAATTGATACAAATTGATATGGAAATATGATACTGCATGCATTAGTACGGTGTGGCAGATGAAATTAATTGTAAATGTACAATATGTCAAGTACGTATTCGTACGGAGAACTTTTTGTCTTCTAGTTTACTA
Proteins encoded:
- the LOC125421521 gene encoding uncharacterized protein LOC125421521 is translated as MGVIPIPSSGIVPQVLKNNLENLKEWSIRLRTYLMTQDVWDVMEPTPTFVDVRDVAVEMAWKRKNATALHAIYISCGPRAFSAIQYIPEAKGGWDKLAELEPQPKLEIAERILSRNDGTEQYKELYKAVRKGDLSKINQFITENPDAVSANITCTKRTALHVAAMVGHLSIVKMLVQKMPKEDLVLLTDEDGFTALAAAITCNAKQSIAECMVHKNKELLKTKAYGMLPAALAFRYCHKKMGRYLYTITPPDYLLQHRPESATIICNAIYAHSFDVASDLLSKCKELAVTPDKDGVRLVYALANHPSAFKSGRRLKFWQECLHRCIRIDSTFPIKSGIKDVYDMKKVHIQNLKFICCMANMIQDLDLNLDQMEEHCINEALFQAVERGNVEFVKSMLKANPDLVETLDQSYRNIFMLAIQFRQPKIFSLIYNSNSKLSATSALDIQKNNMLHSAAYLAPPDVLNSIPGAALQLQNELQWFQEVMSIVPPWALHHRNNQGMTPGEIFNQEHKELVPQGEKWMKDTAKSYTAVGALIVTITFAAASTVPGGNLDSGYLQEDFLVSLPRRLMIGLFALFFSIVSMMVAFSATLLIVFGDNYPWISIPVTCLASIPVTLFVFLQFPLLADIFSSTCGRGMFDKKVRI